A stretch of the Aegilops tauschii subsp. strangulata cultivar AL8/78 chromosome 4, Aet v6.0, whole genome shotgun sequence genome encodes the following:
- the LOC109741192 gene encoding putative clathrin assembly protein At1g33340 translates to MKVFRGKIWAALGSLMDHVGAASNKASTAAVPDRALLTDIEAAIARCTDGGGGGSVGDDRHVHEILFLVSNAPGAITFLSRRITARLEAARTPATALRSLLLVHRLLRAGDRYFEQDFRGLWASHDLRVDAPRCGCSCSPLAASGAGVNYVTASTVTATGACSFLHGYTAYLEERMQWVINQSGNLEPTRAPPQDHDDKPHPASSYDAVAAEELLFKLTMCQRLLDVAVQLLPDNNTSASAAARSAFGIVLRESFKVYDAFNEGIDVLLRSRSVGRLSKSLRVSAQEVLRKACAQTPELKEFYHKCKKSNVGKITEYPVVRVVTPAQASAIELMPPVCEEDGRKEIGGAGVVAEENEGDAPFESKLETTISAVWVEFDDEDHQAGREFTGDDHSS, encoded by the coding sequence ATGAAGGTGTTCAGAGGCAAGATTTGGGCAGCACTAGGGTCACTCATGGATCATGTAGGCGCAGCATCCAACAAGGCTTCCACGGCGGCGGTGCCAGACCGAGCGCTCCTCACGGACATCGAGGCGGCCATCGCGCGGTGCACGGACGGTGGAGGGGGCGGGAGCGTCGGTGACGACCGGCACGTGCACGAGATCCTCTTCCTCGTCTCCAACGCCCCGGGCGCGATCACCTTCCTCTCCCGCCGCATCACGGCGCGCCTAGAGGCCGCGCGGACCCCGGCCACCGCGCTCCGGTCTCTGCTCCTCGTCcaccgcctcctccgcgcgggcgacCGCTACTTCGAGCAGGACTTCCGAGGCCTCTGGGCCTCCCACGACCTCCGCGTCGACGCGCCGCGTTGCGGCTGCTCCTGTTCTCCCCTCGCTGCCTCAGGCGCCGGCGTCAACTATGTCACGGCCAGCACGGTGACCGCCACCGGCGCGTGCTCTTTCCTCCACGGCTACACGGCCTACCTCGAGGAGCGCATGCAGTGGGTGATCAACCAGTCCGGCAACCTGGAGCCCACCCGCGCCCCACCACAAGATCACGACGACAAGCCGCACCCGGCCTCCTCCtacgacgccgtcgccgccgaggAGCTCCTCTTCAAGCTCACCATGTGCCAGAGGCTGCTTGACGTCGCTGTCCAGCTCCTGCCGGACAACAACACAAGCGCCAGCGCCGCCGCGCGGTCAGCCTTCGGCATTGTCCTCCGGGAGAGCTTCAAGGTCTACGACGCCTTCAATGAAGGCATCGACGTGCTGCTAAGGTCAAGAAGCGTCGGTCGTCTCAGCAAGTCTCTCAGGGTTTCAGCTCAGGAGGTGCTGAGGAAGGCGTGCGCTCAGACGCCTGAGCTGAAAGAGTTCTACCACAAGTGCAAGAAGAGCAATGTCGGCAAGATCACGGAGTACCCCGTCGTCAGGGTCGTTACGCCGGCGCAGGCCTCGGCAATTGAGCTCATGCCGCCGGTCTGTGAAGAGGATGGTCGGAAGGAGATTGGCGGCGCCGGTGTGGTAGCGGAGGAGAACGAAGGCGACGCGCCCTTTGAGAGCAAGCTGGAGACGACTATCAGTGCGGTGTGGGTCGAGTTCGACGACGAAGATCACCAGGCTGGCCGTGAGTTTACCGGGGATGATCACAGCAGCTAG